From the bacterium genome, the window TGTCCTTGATGAAATCAGCCTCCAGTTTCTTGGCAGCGTCCTTCGTGGTGACCCCAAGTGACCGCTGGACCAGCTTGCCGTTCTCCAGATACTGAATCTGGTAAGTTTTCCCTCTTTTGTAGATGCTCGCCATGGTTACCTCGGAATTGTACTGACAGTATTACTGACAAAACAATTTACAAATAAATACGCCCCTTGTCAAGACTATGAAAATCATAGTTTAACAAGGGGCTTTTTAGTGGAGACGGCGGGAATCGAACCCGCGTCCGAGAAGCGGACCACACCGGGCACTACAGGCTTAGGAGTTGGATTGGTTTCTCACTCCCGGGGCGTACCAACCCCAAAACTACCGGGAGTCAGCCACTAAATCTCACCCGTTTGCGTGGCGGTCCACGGGCCAGTCCAACCATAATTTGATATCGCGGCCGGTATCGTCGGACAGTTCCCGGGGGCGACAGGTGCCGTTATTTTATTTAGGCAGCCATTGCGTAAGTGTCATTGGCACTTAGTATTTGGGATCCTGATTAAGGAGGGCACCCCATCCTCCGCCTGCTCCCAACGCCATCCATTCATCCCGTCGAAACCTTGGCGTCCCCGAAGATTACAATATACAAACAAGTTGGCGGCCTTCCAAGTTCCCCACGAAAGTCAAACTATCAATGTTCAGACCACTCTCTCAACTCCGCATTCCGCACCATCTTCGGCATCTCCTCCGCAAACGACACATTGATCATCGCCTTGGAAACCTCAACCGTATCCGTCACAAATCGCGGCATAACCGATTTCAAGCTGTAAAACAAACTCCAAATCTTATCCTGCCACTGCGCTTTCTCTCGCGGATGAATTGGATGAATGTAAGCCGGACGAAAAATACAAAGCTGTTTTCCGAAAATTTCACGCAAACGATTCTCCGCCTGCCCTTTCACGCGCCGCCACAACGTTGAACTTTTCTCCGTTGCATCCGCACCCGCACCGCTCACAAAACAAAATCTCGCCTCAGGATTTGCAGACTTGAGAGCTTTCGCCGCCGCCACAACATAATCCAATGTGATCAGAGTGTATTGCTTCGGATCAGAAACCTGCACCTGCGAAACTCCCAGCGCGCAGTAACAAACGTCAATCTCACTCAATTCTTCCATCAAATCAGCATAGCTCAAAAAATCTTCGCGCACGATGACGGTAAGCTTCTGATGCGATTCCTTGAGCAGTCGTCTTGTGATGGCAACAACACTCTCAATCCGCTCATCGCAGATGCATTGTCGCACAAGCTCCGAGCCAACTGCGCCGGTCGCGCCCATAACGAGGACCCGAGTTTGAGGCATATCTCTTCTCCACAAAACTTTAGTTCAGCGCGTCTTCGTATGCATGAGAGAATGGCGCTTAACGCTCGACAATCTTCCAGTATGAGTTCTTGCGAACGATCTTGCCGCCCAGAAATTCCCACAAATCACAGCCTCGCACTTCAACGGCCACTCCCGCCACCGTGGTGCCCGTTAGTGTCCATTCGGACACTCCTCGGTTTCCGGCCACCCAATGTTCATCGTCACCGTAGTGAACATCAGGAATCCCCTTGAAGCGACCGGCTAACGCCTCACGAACAGCAGCTTTGCCGATCGACCGTTTGCCCCAGGGATCTGGACCTCGCGGGAAATCAAAGGAACAGTCTTCCGCGAAGAACTCCATGATAGCATCGAGATCATGACGGTTAAATGCGTTCAATATCTCCTTCAGGGTCTCCACAGTGACCTTAGTCTCACTCATGACATACTCCGGTTTGCAAAGTCATCGTTGGATGCAAAAGCTTGCTCATTTTCTGTTTGTTGATTCACATCAAGCTTGAAAGAAAGTTACGTTGCCGCAATCTCCCAATCCACCACAACGCGGTCGCTCCGCACCTTCTTAAGCAACTCAACCACTTCAAGATGCAACGGATGCACGCGATAAGCCTCAAGCGCCTCCCAACTCTCAAGCGTGGAGATGAGCACAACGTCAAAAGCTTGTGGGCCGTCAAGCTGATTAATACCTACCTCAAATGAATGCAATCCAGCGACGTTGCCGCGCATCGCTTCCATCATCTCTTTCACGCGTCTTGCATTCGTCTGCTTGTCACAGCCGTCGGCAAACTCATGCAGCTTGAGCATGATGACATGTCGTATCATATGCATCGCCTATTTGATAAACTGAACACTCTGCGTGTCCGAAAGTTGCCCTTGCGTCGCCGTCACTAAGTACATTCCCGATGCAAGTCCTGAGGGCTGCCACGTGAGTGCCAGCGTTCCCGGTCCGGCCATACCGTCATGCAATGTCGCGACACTTTGCCCAAGCGTGTTGAAAATCTCAACCTTGGTCAAACCGCGCGCTGGCAATACAGTTTCAAGTGAAACACTCGCATTAAAAGGATTGGGAAATGATTTAAGCAACAATTGATTTTCGACCATAGGCGTTTCACGTTCGTCAACACTCACCGCGCCTTCGCCCTGCGTTATCACATAGGTTGTGCTTGCGGAAAGATTTGGAAACACTTCAATCGAGCCCGCTGGCCATTTCACAACAATCGAGTCCACCGTGGTCTCTTGTCCAAGTCCAAAGTGCAAATCTAGAGTCTGACCGCAATAGCCCGTTTGCCCTTCAACTTGCCTGATTTGCCGGCCATTCGCCCAACAGCTCACCACCGCTCCGATCGCACTCTTATTGGACGAAGTACCGCGCAGTTTCAGCACAATCCCGTTGTTCTCCGTCTGGGTATTCCGATAAAGCAGATTGTCTTCGTCAGCATTCCGCGAACGTGCAATACACAAATCCAAATCCTGATCACCGTCAATATCTCCAAACGCGCAGCCGAATCCCCATCCGCTGTCCGCTTCAATCGGCTCGACGGATGCGCGCGTGAAATTCCCGGCTCCGTCGTTGTCATAAAGATAGTTGTGACGATAGATATTTCCGCTCGCCGCAAATCCGTTCGTCACCAGTAAATCCAAATCCCCATCGTTGTCATAGTCTCCAAACGCGCTGCCCACCGCCTGCTGATTGTCACTACTCACAGGTGACCCCGTAATCCATTGGAACTCGCCTCCATGATTGCGGTAAAGCAGACTTTGCGAGCCGTAAGAGCCGACAAACAAATCGAAATCTCCATCATTGTCAATGTCGCCCCAACTGCTCGTAAAGTTATTTGCGCCGTCCACGCCCGGGTAGGTGCCCGTCCAGCGCGTGAACGTCCCGTCGCCGTTGCTGACGTAGAGCGCGTCGTTGTCTGCGTTCTCGTTGGCGACAAAGATGTCAGAGTGGCCGTCGCTGTTAAAATCGCACCAGCCCGCCGACCGCGAATCATCTCCGTCCGTGGAAATCGGCGCGATTAACATGCTGTTGAAACTGCCGTCGCCATTGCTTCGGTAGAGCCAGTTGTGATGATTGTTACCCGCGCTGTTCGTCACAAAAAGGTCGAGCCAACCATTGTTGTCATAGTCGGCCCAACTTCCCGTCTCGCTGTATCCGCCGGAGTTCGTGACCGGCGGCACATTCCCGCGGCCGAATGTGCCGTCTCCGAGATTGATGTAGAGTTTGTTGCTCTGGTTCGACCACCGAGCGACAAAACAATCCGCGTCACCGTCGTTATCGAAATCTCCCCACGACGCGCCGACGTTATGACCGCCGGTCTCTACAATTGTGTCAACGGCAGCGACGGAGAAATTTCCGGTTCCGTCGTTCAAATAATAGAAGTTCCCTTGCGTCTCCTCATCGTTTGTGATGAACAAATCGAGATCACCGTCATTATCTGTGTCTATGAACGAGACACTCGCCGACGAACCTCCGTCTGTCACCACGGGCGACTCGGTCATGCGTGAAAAAATTTGCGCGCTCGCGGCCGTGATGAGAAACAAAACGAAAAGTAAAGGCAATACGACTCTGGCCATGGACTCCTCCGAGTGCTGGAAAGTGAAGGTACCCACCAAGTTACTAAACTGTCGCGCGACCGGGTTCGCGCACCGAAATCATCAAATACACGGCAAATGCTCCGAGAAGTGCCAACACATACGATCCGTCAAATGGTTGAATGTAGCTTCCCCACACGGAAACACCAAGCCCTGCAATCAACGCAGCGACGGCCGCAGTCGTGCCGCCGCGCTGGGAATAGAGCGCGAACAGGGTGATGACGAAAATACCTGCGCTGCCGAGGCCCGACGCCATCTCCACCATTTCATACGTCGTCGTGCCGTAAATCGCCAAATAATACGCGATGACTCCGAGCACCAGCACACCGCCGCGTGCGGTAAGAAGTTTACTGCGCTCGCTCATCTGCGGGCGGAACGAATAGATGATGTTGTGCTCAATCAACGCCGATGCCGCCAGCAGCGCGCTGTCCACGGTGGACAGAATCGCGCTCGCCAAAGCTCCCGCATAGAGAACATACAACACCGTTGGCAAGTACGTCAACGCAAGCTGCGGCATCACTTGCTCGGAATCTTCGATTCCCGGCACCAGCGACACACCGATTAAGCCGATGTAAACCGGAATCATTCCGATAACAAGATAAATCGTCGTGGCCGCAAAGGCAGAGCGCTTCGCGACCGTTGCCGACCTTGCCGCCAAGACACGGGAAATGAGTTCCTGCGCCACAATCGAACCGAAAATCGGTACCGCCCACCCGTCCAAAGTCGCCATCCAACTCTCCGGCTCGGCGTTGCCGCTGCCTGTCCAGATATTGCTCATTAACTGCGAAATCGTCGGCGTCTGCTCCTGCAGTGACAAATAGACTGCCAGCGCGCCTAAACCGAAAATCAGCGCGAAGCCCTGAATCACATCCGTGTAAGCATCCGCCCACAAGCCGCCGCTCACGGTGTACACCAGCACAATAACTGTTGCAATCAAAATACTTGTTTCGAGCTGCAAGTCTGAAGACACGGAGAGTACATGTCCGAATGCTCGAATCTGCGCCGCCGCCCATATTACCGAACTGGGAGCGATTATCAACGCCGCAAGTTTCTCCACACTGGGTGAATAACGCTGCTTGTACAAATCTGCAAGCGTGGTCAGTTTGCGCTTCCACATCGGACCGGCGAAAATCAATGCCATGAGCAAGAGGCAGAGAGTGTAGCCGAACGGATCTGCGTTGCCGCCGGACAATCCTTTATCATAAATCGACGCCGCAGCGCCGACGCAAGTCTCAGCTCCGAACCATGTGGCGAATATCGAGAATGTCGTCAGCAAGTAACCGAGCTGCCTCCCCGCAATCAGGTAGTCGCTTTCACTATGCACCTTGCGCGACACCAGGAGGCCTATGAACAGCGACACTCCGATGTAGGCCAGAATTCCGATGAAGACAGGACTCACGATTGAATCTTTTCCTTACGATACACTTCCGTTCCGTCCTCGAGAATGATGCAAACCACGTCCTGCTCTCCGCGCACCGAGTTACCGATGACAATACGTTCTACTCTGTCAAGCTCTGAAAAACTCACGATTCCCTCTCGTGCTCGCCCACTGTGAATTTGATGGTCACGCCAGATGCCGGGCAGTAGTCCGCACGCGAGTGCCGGAGCAATCCACTTGCCGTCCGTTTGAAACAGAAAACTCGAAATCGTTCCCTCTGTGAACTCGTTCCGGGTATTGAGGAACAGGCACTCTTCGGCGCCGACGGACTTCGCCTTCGCGCGCAAGGTATATTTTTCAGGCCGTAATGTCGTTTTGTGATACAGTCTGGGATCATCGGGGTCAAGCCGCAGTTCCGGTATCATTACCGTCACACCCTCCGGACTCCAGCCCAACTCTTCCGGGATAAGTTTGAATGAAATCTCTTCGCCGTCGAGGTCAAGCCGCACGCGGTTGGGTGCGTCAGCCAGCGTCATTTGCAGCTCATGCAATTTCGCCCGGATTTTGTCTTCGGGGAACGGCCGTCCATAGTATTTGCAGGAGTGCCGTAGCCGGTTCATGTGGTCGGAGAGATTTTGGAACCCCGCCTTCGGCTCATAGCGAAACGACTCATAGAGTGCAAACTTCTGCGGTCTGAGACGCGTGAATTTCGCCTTCAGCAGCACTTCATCCCACTCCCGCTCCGGGTCGCTGTCGGCAACGATACCTGAACCGACTCCCACCGTCGCGATGTTGCCGGAGATTTCAAGGGTACGGATGGCCACATTCGCGAAGAAGTCGCCTTCCGGTTTGAAGAGTGCCAGACTCCCGCAATAAATTCCCCGCGCAGACTTCTCCGCTTCGTAGATAATCTTTGTTGCTCGAATTTTCGGCGCACCGGTAATGCTGCCGGCGGGGAATACCGCGCGGAATATGTCAAACAACTCTAATTTGTCCATCAATTCGCCGTGCACACGCGTCGTCATCTGATGCACTGTCGGATATCGGGTCACGGTGAACGGATTGAATATCTCTACTGTCCCTGTTCTGCAGATGCGGCCGAAATCGTTGCGCATTAAATCCACAATCATCGTCAGCTCGGCGCGGTCCTTTTCGCTTGTCTTCAGCGCCAGTCGTGCAGCTTCATCTTCATCCCAGGACGGTCTGCGCGCGGCTGTTCCTTTCATCGGCTGCGAATGGATGACGTTGCCTGTTCTTTCAATGAACAGCTCGGGCGACATGGACACAATCTGTGTTTCACCGGTGTTTATGTAACAGGCATAAGGCGTTCTCACTGCATCCTGCAGCGCGCAAAACGCGCTGAAAGCATCACCGGAAAAATCGCACAGCGCGCGAACGGTGAAGTTGGCCTGATAAATATCGCCGGAGCGGATGTGTTCCAGAATCTTTCGCACAGCCGCGACATACCCGTCCTTGTCAATGGTAAATCGCGGCTCTCCGAGTGTAAAACCGCGTTCCTCCGGAGAAAACTCATGCTCGCTTCCGAAGGCTGCAAACCACGCTAAGGGAAGTTTGCCCGGCAGATGAGTGACCAGTGCGCGATCGAATGCGGCCGCCGCTTCGTAGGTGAATGCCGCACAAACGTAATAGCCTGCGCACTGAAGTTCATGCACGCGGTCAAGTGATTTGCGCATGTCGGCGGCATGGCTGACCGACCACGTCGCAATGGGATCTGAGAACGCGATGAACCTGTGCCGGAACGGCTCTGAGGCGGGAATCGTGAAAACTGCTGTGGGAGCCTGTGACATAACTTTGAAATTACAAAATTCCTCTGAATCACACAAACAAAAAACCCGCGTCACTGCGGGTTTTCCGGTATTCAAGAATGTTACGATGTCCTAAGTCGCCACGGCCGCCCGTGCCAACGGCAATGTTATCAAAAGCATCGCTTGGCCGCTGTCTTCAGTCAGGTCAAGTTCGCCGCCCATGCCTCGCAGCACTTCGCGGGCAAATATCAAATCCCAACCGGCTTGCCCGACCGCGGGCGGCTGCCCGTCCGACCACCCTGCGGGATAGCGCGCGACACCATCGTATGAGAGGGAAATGAAGGCCTGACTCTCCGTGTAGGATAGCGTGTAGCACACATGGCCGTCATTCGCCAGATTCTCCCGGGCATGAGCAGAGATAGAGTCCAGCACCAGCCTTAAACTGTTCGCATCCGCGTTCACGCGGCAGCTTTCTTCACATAGGACGGCTTGCGGGCGCTCGCCAAAGAATCCGGGTTGCATCTTCTTCACATACTGCTGCAGCGTCGACAACAGATCGCATTCATGCACGTGTCGTCCGTGTCCCCCCAGTGCCGAAAGTTTACGCACGAGCTGTGCCGCTTCGCGTGCTGACTTTTCGATTTCCAGAATCTCCCGCGACGTCGTGCCGTCCTGCTCTGCTGCGGCGAGAGATGCGTGACCCAACACTCCCGTGAGCAAGTTACTGAACTCATCAGCGAGTTCGCGCGAGAGCGTGCGCATATGCGAGGGTAATTGCGGTGCGAATGAAATCATCGAGCCGTTTTGGGATTGTGCCGCAGGGGCCGGAGCCGGAACGGGCGGAAGCTCTTCAATTTCCGCTCCAATCCAGTTGCCGTCGGAATCCATCACCGGACAGGCTTTCCAACTCGTGCCATCGCGGGAGGTCACCTGACACCACCCTTCGGTATGCGACTTCAGCCACTTCTTGAAGGACTTGGCTTCGTCCGCGGGCAGCCATTCAGTGAACGACTGTCCGACCGCCTGTTCAGCCACGGCACCGACCTGTTCCCAAAAAGAGCCTGTCGCGCAGAGCACTTTGCCGTCCTTGTCAACGAAGCAAGCGCGCTGCGAAATGTAGTTCAGGAATTCCCCGGCCGTCGGATCAACGGTGACTTCCTTGACAACTTCAGTGACTACCTCTGTAACGACTTCCTTAACGACTTCCGCTGGTTTGCTTTGGACCTGTTCGAGGGCGGCCTTCAGCTCGGACGCTTCGCCGCGCGCGCTTTCAAGAGCTTCTTCAAGTTGGGCGACTGTATTCTTGAGTTGTGTGGTTTCCTGTTTGCTTTGCTCCAAAGCCTTGGAAAGTTCAGCAGATTCGGTTTCAAAGAGTTCACAGCTTTCGGCAAGCTGCTTGACCTTGGCCTTCAATTCTGAGATTTCAGATTGCGCGGCGTTCGCCCCTTCGGCCTGACCGTTCTGCAGCTCGTGCAGCGAATCAAGTTCCCGCCTTAAATCGTCAACCGTTTCATTTGCGGCGGCAACTGCGCCGGTGAGCTTACTGTTTTCATCCCGCCGCGCGGCAAGTTCGGCTTGCAATGTTTCGAGTTGAGACCGCAGCTCCGCGGCTTCGGCAATAGCGCTGTTGTTATCGGTCTGCTGCTTCTTGAATTTGTCGAGTTCATGCTGAAGGCGGGACGAGCGTTCCACGGACTTTTCCGCCCGTTCAAGAGCCTCTTTCGAACTCTTTTCAAGCCGCACCATCTTCTCGGCCATCTTCTTGAGCTGCGATTCGCGTTGTGCGATTTCTTCAGTGGCCGCGCGCAGTTTTTCCTGCAGTTGATTAACCTGCTGCTGAGCCTTTTCGGCCAGCTCGCGGCCCGACAACTGGTCACGGTTCTGCTCAATCAGAGCGAGTCGATTCTGATGCTCTCGCGTGATATCGAGACAGTGAATGAAGTACCCGGCGAACACACCCTCCTGCCACAACCCTTGTACATGGAGTTGAACATAAAACGGCTTCTCTTTGGTGCCGAGATCCACGACTTGATTGTGAACGCCAAGTTCATCAGAGTGCATGGAGTGGAGGAGGCTCTCGAAGACCCGTCGCTGTTCATCGTTGCGGAAGAACAACAGGATCGAACTGCCCATCATGGCATTTCGCGAAAGATCCCCTCGGCCGGAGCGGGCCATAAACTCATCCCAAGTACGCCCGACAATGGCCAATTTGAGGTCGGGAGAAACAAGCGCTGCTGCCCCAAACACGACATCAAGGGCAGATTGGGGCACCTGACGGAGGAGCGGAGTGGTCACATCGTAGGCATTTTGCGACGCATCCATTGGGCGTTCACCACCTATAGCTTTTCGGATTACAATCATTTACAGTTATCGTTCAGAATATAAATCGCAAAAAGACGGCCAGCTTTGGCGAACATCCGCCCCTTGCTTCTCGAAGGTTTAAGTCTTATATTAGTCGCCCGAACAGTCCGTTATAACATTGTAAAGGCTACTGTTCAGTAGTGGGGAATCGTCTAATTGGCAGGACACCAGACTCTGGATCTGTGAATCGGGGTTCGAGTCCCTGTTCCCCAGCCATAAAAAAAGCCCTCGAGGAATCCCTCGGGGGCTTTCTGCTTTGCAAACAGGGGTTTATTTCAACAGGAGAACTTTGTTCACCGCTTCCTTCGGTCCGGCTGTAACTCGGATGAAATAGAGTCCGCTGGGCAACTGTGCCGCATTCCAATGCACCGTGTGATACCCGGCGGGCAGGGATTCGGCAAGAATCTCGGCTGTGATTCGACCCAGCAAGTCAAAGGCAACAACAGAGACGTGCGACGCATGCGGCAAGGTCAGGGTGAATGACGTTGCGGGGTTAAACGGATTCGGATAGGCCGGCGAGAGGGAGAACTCACGCGGCATGCCCGCAGGTAGTTCAACGGCTGACGTCGGATCGAAGATGAAGTGATTGCTGGTGTCACTGACTCCGCCGCCGTACTCGGCGATTAGATAATAGTTCCGGACTTGTGTGCCGACAATGGGGTCACGATATGTCTCAGTGGTCGCGGCGGCAAGCAGCGCGCCATCGCGGAAAATCAGGTAGCGTTCGAACTCGTCGAGCGATTCAGATTGCGGCGGCTCCCATGTAAGTATTAGCGTGTCATTGACTGCCTGTCCGGTGAGATTTCGCGGCGGGTCCAGCCTCCAGACTTCGATGTTCCAATGAGACAGTGAATCTTCACCAATTTGAATTTGTGCGACGGCACGTTCATAGCCGGGGAGCAGGAAGACTGCATCCCGCAATCCGGACAGGACATTCTCCGAGTTAAACGCTCCACTCATCACCGCAATATACTCACAGCCCGCCCGAACCACCGCATGACTCCAATCATCGGGGAGCGGATGAGCGGTGACAGTGCCGCTCAAACTTCCGGTTGCAAAGGGGAGAGTGCGAGTCGTAAAGAGTAGGGCTGATCCTGCCCGGATTCCCCACGTGCGATTCCCGTTCGCACCGTTGAAAAGACACTGCACACCAGCGGATTCCGTGTGATTTTCGATACCGACGGTGGAAGAATTGGGAAGCTCAATTTGCTCGTAGAGCATCAGGAGTTCCGCATCACCGGTGGGAGTCGGCCACGCCGCAGGGTCAAAGATTTGGAGCTGGCACGTAATGCTTAAGTCCGTCGCAGAAGCAAACTTGAAGTTCAGAAACTCAATAACGAGCCGGCAATTCAGCGTGTCATGATAGACACAGAACTCCGATTGTTCCGGGTCCCAATGCAGATTGTCCCAGAAGAGTGCCATCATGGCAGGCGGACCGGACGCACTCGGAATCTGGAAATTGAAGAAGGAGTGGTCGTGCGAAATCCCTGCGGCAATCCAGCCGTTTTCGTTGATGGTAATCGAGTCATACTCGAGACCGTAATAGCGGAACGGGAAGGGAGTGCGGACATATACAGAAGAGTCCCGGTCCTCCACGGCATAGAGTGTGCCGCTGCCCCCGCGTGAGGGCGCGATTTCGAGCCAATCAAAGAGCGGCGGTATTCCGATGTCAAGATGGTCGTAGGCACGATAACCGTAGTTATCAGGTCCTTGCGGTTCGGAGAGAAGCGACAGCAAAAACAGTTCGAGTTCGATAGTCTGTCCCGTGGCAATGGTGAAGGAAGTATCGGCGGTAACACCGCCGTAGGAAACTTCCAACACGTAAGACGAATCGCCCGGCACAGCTAATTCGAATTCACCGTTTGCATCCGTAATGAGTTGCGGCAAGGGAGTTCCGGGGAACTCCACCGTTGCTTCGGAAACCGGAATGTTTGCGCCGGCGCGCACCACACCGCGCACGGTTCCTTGCGGCAGAGAAGTCAGAGCGGCATCAACGCGAAGTGTTTCGGCGATTCCCAATTCCACATTTAGAGATTCCGGCATATAACCATACGCTCTGTAAATGAGCTGCCACGTCGTATCACCGGGAAGAGATAGTGTGTATTCGCCGCTGGCGTTCGTTTGACGTACTCGGCTGCCGGCGCTGACGGTCGCATGTCCGAGCGGGCTTCCGGAGTTTTCATCTGTGACAACACCGGTCACGATGCTGCGGTTGGCGGAAATCTCCACAACGGCTTGATAGGCATCCACGAATCCGAATCCGAAGGTGTTGTCTTCACCCGCGTCACCGTAGTCAATCGCAGTGCGCATGAGAATGGACTTGATTTCACGCACTTCCGCATTGGGATTGGCCTCCCGC encodes:
- a CDS encoding NAD(P)H-binding protein; the protein is MPQTRVLVMGATGAVGSELVRQCICDERIESVVAITRRLLKESHQKLTVIVREDFLSYADLMEELSEIDVCYCALGVSQVQVSDPKQYTLITLDYVVAAAKALKSANPEARFCFVSGAGADATEKSSTLWRRVKGQAENRLREIFGKQLCIFRPAYIHPIHPREKAQWQDKIWSLFYSLKSVMPRFVTDTVEVSKAMINVSFAEEMPKMVRNAELREWSEH
- a CDS encoding VCBS repeat-containing protein — its product is MARVVLPLLFVLFLITAASAQIFSRMTESPVVTDGGSSASVSFIDTDNDGDLDLFITNDEETQGNFYYLNDGTGNFSVAAVDTIVETGGHNVGASWGDFDNDGDADCFVARWSNQSNKLYINLGDGTFGRGNVPPVTNSGGYSETGSWADYDNNGWLDLFVTNSAGNNHHNWLYRSNGDGSFNSMLIAPISTDGDDSRSAGWCDFNSDGHSDIFVANENADNDALYVSNGDGTFTRWTGTYPGVDGANNFTSSWGDIDNDGDFDLFVGSYGSQSLLYRNHGGEFQWITGSPVSSDNQQAVGSAFGDYDNDGDLDLLVTNGFAASGNIYRHNYLYDNDGAGNFTRASVEPIEADSGWGFGCAFGDIDGDQDLDLCIARSRNADEDNLLYRNTQTENNGIVLKLRGTSSNKSAIGAVVSCWANGRQIRQVEGQTGYCGQTLDLHFGLGQETTVDSIVVKWPAGSIEVFPNLSASTTYVITQGEGAVSVDERETPMVENQLLLKSFPNPFNASVSLETVLPARGLTKVEIFNTLGQSVATLHDGMAGPGTLALTWQPSGLASGMYLVTATQGQLSDTQSVQFIK
- a CDS encoding sodium:solute symporter family protein, with translation MSPVFIGILAYIGVSLFIGLLVSRKVHSESDYLIAGRQLGYLLTTFSIFATWFGAETCVGAAASIYDKGLSGGNADPFGYTLCLLLMALIFAGPMWKRKLTTLADLYKQRYSPSVEKLAALIIAPSSVIWAAAQIRAFGHVLSVSSDLQLETSILIATVIVLVYTVSGGLWADAYTDVIQGFALIFGLGALAVYLSLQEQTPTISQLMSNIWTGSGNAEPESWMATLDGWAVPIFGSIVAQELISRVLAARSATVAKRSAFAATTIYLVIGMIPVYIGLIGVSLVPGIEDSEQVMPQLALTYLPTVLYVLYAGALASAILSTVDSALLAASALIEHNIIYSFRPQMSERSKLLTARGGVLVLGVIAYYLAIYGTTTYEMVEMASGLGSAGIFVITLFALYSQRGGTTAAVAALIAGLGVSVWGSYIQPFDGSYVLALLGAFAVYLMISVREPGRATV
- a CDS encoding S8 family serine peptidase, which produces MNSPHCPLRLLVSALCLCALLLPASAVEQAGISDAISDEIVAQLTHLMPDDELTVIAYLIDQADIATLDFELSKMRATRQHRHQVIVDELRRVAHDSQLPLLLMLDELKLAGDVSGFTPYWIVNAIVFRGNRTALQQIASHPDVQWMELNFSPSLIEPVDYDRGRSLPLDENHGVPTGVRAIGARRVWYELGYTGAGRLVANIDTGVDGAHPALAGRWRGTSEPADECWLDVVRNSTFPEDDSPSGGHGTHVMGTICGNSTVTNDSIGVAPGAQWIACNAIDQGSSDAFDNDILTAFQWFADPDSNSATLDDVPDVVHNSWGVDGRFSGYSDCYQLWNQAIVNCEAAGVVVTFSAGNEGPSSRTLRSPATVQIDSVTVFSVGAVDANADTIPPYNIASFSSRGPTDCPPFSLIKPEVCAPGVDVYSSFPDGNYTRLSGTSMAGPHVAGIVALMREANPNAEVREIKSILMRTAIDYGDAGEDNTFGFGFVDAYQAVVEISANRSIVTGVVTDENSGSPLGHATVSAGSRVRQTNASGEYTLSLPGDTTWQLIYRAYGYMPESLNVELGIAETLRVDAALTSLPQGTVRGVVRAGANIPVSEATVEFPGTPLPQLITDANGEFELAVPGDSSYVLEVSYGGVTADTSFTIATGQTIELELFLLSLLSEPQGPDNYGYRAYDHLDIGIPPLFDWLEIAPSRGGSGTLYAVEDRDSSVYVRTPFPFRYYGLEYDSITINENGWIAAGISHDHSFFNFQIPSASGPPAMMALFWDNLHWDPEQSEFCVYHDTLNCRLVIEFLNFKFASATDLSITCQLQIFDPAAWPTPTGDAELLMLYEQIELPNSSTVGIENHTESAGVQCLFNGANGNRTWGIRAGSALLFTTRTLPFATGSLSGTVTAHPLPDDWSHAVVRAGCEYIAVMSGAFNSENVLSGLRDAVFLLPGYERAVAQIQIGEDSLSHWNIEVWRLDPPRNLTGQAVNDTLILTWEPPQSESLDEFERYLIFRDGALLAAATTETYRDPIVGTQVRNYYLIAEYGGGVSDTSNHFIFDPTSAVELPAGMPREFSLSPAYPNPFNPATSFTLTLPHASHVSVVAFDLLGRITAEILAESLPAGYHTVHWNAAQLPSGLYFIRVTAGPKEAVNKVLLLK
- the pabB gene encoding aminodeoxychorismate synthase component I, producing MSQAPTAVFTIPASEPFRHRFIAFSDPIATWSVSHAADMRKSLDRVHELQCAGYYVCAAFTYEAAAAFDRALVTHLPGKLPLAWFAAFGSEHEFSPEERGFTLGEPRFTIDKDGYVAAVRKILEHIRSGDIYQANFTVRALCDFSGDAFSAFCALQDAVRTPYACYINTGETQIVSMSPELFIERTGNVIHSQPMKGTAARRPSWDEDEAARLALKTSEKDRAELTMIVDLMRNDFGRICRTGTVEIFNPFTVTRYPTVHQMTTRVHGELMDKLELFDIFRAVFPAGSITGAPKIRATKIIYEAEKSARGIYCGSLALFKPEGDFFANVAIRTLEISGNIATVGVGSGIVADSDPEREWDEVLLKAKFTRLRPQKFALYESFRYEPKAGFQNLSDHMNRLRHSCKYYGRPFPEDKIRAKLHELQMTLADAPNRVRLDLDGEEISFKLIPEELGWSPEGVTVMIPELRLDPDDPRLYHKTTLRPEKYTLRAKAKSVGAEECLFLNTRNEFTEGTISSFLFQTDGKWIAPALACGLLPGIWRDHQIHSGRAREGIVSFSELDRVERIVIGNSVRGEQDVVCIILEDGTEVYRKEKIQS
- a CDS encoding Dabb family protein codes for the protein MIRHVIMLKLHEFADGCDKQTNARRVKEMMEAMRGNVAGLHSFEVGINQLDGPQAFDVVLISTLESWEALEAYRVHPLHLEVVELLKKVRSDRVVVDWEIAAT
- a CDS encoding nuclear transport factor 2 family protein; this translates as MSETKVTVETLKEILNAFNRHDLDAIMEFFAEDCSFDFPRGPDPWGKRSIGKAAVREALAGRFKGIPDVHYGDDEHWVAGNRGVSEWTLTGTTVAGVAVEVRGCDLWEFLGGKIVRKNSYWKIVER